A region from the Pseudomonas cucumis genome encodes:
- a CDS encoding MipA/OmpV family protein: MFRSLYLSLTSCCLLISSDSLHAEDWRYSLRAGAASVPRYSGSDERVVAPLLGAKIISPYGVFLDTQKGLGWAFDEDDFGLSVYIGASDVRKDRKSGFKGSDELDGMGSIKSRPLLGLDGTYNMGPIILGATFEHALEKDDDDHDTGSAWNRLKLSISTPFYEGDYGKLVGSLNSQFGDSNYVRTWYGVSAAQASRSQFRAHDTHGGLVSRGADLTWSLPIDDQWSLSTVLAVQYLANDAADSPIVARRMQTSLAGQMVYSF, translated from the coding sequence ATGTTCCGTTCGTTGTATCTGTCGTTGACTTCATGCTGCCTGCTTATCTCTTCCGACTCATTGCACGCCGAAGACTGGCGCTACAGCCTGCGCGCCGGTGCCGCCAGCGTGCCGCGTTATAGCGGTAGTGATGAACGCGTAGTCGCACCGCTGTTGGGGGCAAAGATCATCAGCCCTTATGGAGTTTTTCTCGATACTCAAAAAGGTCTGGGCTGGGCGTTTGATGAAGACGATTTCGGCCTGAGCGTGTACATCGGCGCCAGTGATGTGCGCAAGGATCGCAAGAGCGGATTCAAAGGCTCGGATGAGCTCGACGGCATGGGCTCGATCAAGTCGCGCCCACTGCTGGGGCTGGACGGGACCTATAACATGGGGCCGATCATCCTCGGCGCGACCTTCGAACATGCACTGGAAAAAGACGATGACGATCACGACACCGGCTCGGCCTGGAACCGGCTGAAGCTGAGCATCAGCACACCGTTTTATGAAGGTGACTACGGCAAGCTCGTGGGCAGCCTCAACAGTCAGTTCGGCGACAGCAATTACGTGCGCACCTGGTATGGCGTCAGCGCGGCTCAGGCTTCACGTAGTCAGTTCCGGGCTCATGACACTCATGGCGGGCTGGTGAGTCGAGGTGCGGATTTGACGTGGTCGTTGCCGATCGATGATCAGTGGAGTTTGTCGACGGTGCTGGCCGTTCAGTACTTGGCCAATGATGCGGCGGACAGCCCGATTGTGGCGCGACGGATGCAGACGTCGTTGGCTGGGCAGATGGTGTACTCGTTCTAG
- a CDS encoding GFA family protein, producing the protein MQLEGSCHCGAVSFSLTSTHPYPYQRCYCSICRKTQGGGGYAINIAGDAASLKVHGRKHISIYHARLKDEGDKRARRSTAERHFCSVCGSGLWVFSPEWPDLVHPFASVIDTALPVPPEHTHVMLGSKASWVEIQTQPADRQCDVWPEESIAQWHERLGLSR; encoded by the coding sequence ATGCAGCTCGAAGGCTCCTGCCATTGCGGCGCAGTGTCGTTCAGCCTGACCAGCACCCACCCCTACCCTTATCAACGCTGCTATTGCTCGATCTGTCGCAAAACCCAGGGCGGTGGCGGTTATGCGATCAACATCGCTGGCGATGCCGCCAGCCTCAAGGTGCACGGTCGCAAGCACATCTCGATTTACCATGCGCGGCTCAAGGACGAAGGTGATAAACGCGCCCGCCGCAGCACCGCCGAGCGGCATTTCTGTTCCGTTTGCGGCTCGGGATTATGGGTGTTCAGTCCTGAATGGCCGGACCTTGTTCACCCCTTCGCCTCGGTCATCGACACGGCGCTGCCGGTGCCACCCGAGCACACGCACGTGATGCTCGGTTCGAAAGCATCGTGGGTGGAAATCCAGACACAGCCCGCTGATCGACAGTGCGATGTCTGGCCCGAAGAGTCCATCGCCCAATGGCATGAGCGCCTGGGTTTGAGCCGCTAA
- a CDS encoding DNA-3-methyladenine glycosylase family protein, with the protein MPDTYQLASEFLSAVDADWQRHISAVGPCLHQPHAARDPYESLVRAIAYQQLHAKAGDAIVGRLLALFPASTFPRPEQILATDFEQLRGCGFSASKIATIQGIAQAALDGIVPDYATALAMDDEALIERLITLRGVGRWTVEMLLIYSLERADILPADDFGVREGYRRLKGLEVQPTRKQMIEIGLAWRPYRTVAAWYLWRVPSR; encoded by the coding sequence ATGCCCGACACCTATCAACTGGCCAGCGAATTTCTCTCGGCCGTCGACGCCGACTGGCAACGCCACATCAGCGCCGTCGGCCCCTGCCTGCATCAGCCCCATGCCGCCCGCGATCCTTATGAGTCGCTGGTGCGAGCGATTGCCTATCAGCAACTGCATGCAAAGGCCGGCGATGCGATTGTTGGCCGGCTGCTGGCGTTGTTTCCGGCGAGCACCTTCCCCAGGCCTGAGCAGATTCTGGCGACAGACTTCGAGCAACTGCGCGGTTGCGGGTTTTCCGCCAGCAAGATCGCGACCATTCAGGGTATCGCTCAGGCGGCTCTGGACGGCATCGTTCCGGATTACGCCACGGCCCTGGCCATGGACGATGAAGCGTTGATCGAGCGCTTGATTACCTTGCGTGGCGTCGGGCGCTGGACGGTTGAAATGCTGCTGATCTACAGCCTGGAGCGGGCGGACATTTTGCCGGCCGATGACTTTGGGGTGCGCGAAGGTTATCGACGGCTGAAGGGGTTGGAGGTCCAACCGACTCGCAAGCAAATGATTGAAATCGGGTTGGCGTGGCGCCCTTATCGGACGGTGGCGGCATGGTACTTGTGGCGGGTGCCCAGCCGGTAG
- a CDS encoding isocitrate lyase/PEP mutase family protein, with protein MDTLDNQFHQLHQSGLLILTNVADATGARLVEQLGSKAVATSSAAVAWVHGYPDGNTLPLERLVCTVESIARVITVPLTVDIEAGYSDDLGRVAEVIDAVIAAGAVGINIEDGVSSPELLARKIEIARQVADRRDVKLFINARTDVYLKGLVPAEDRVAETLKRAALYQAAGADGLFAAGVTAAYEIEALCHGTTLPVNVLGVAGLPSPEELQALGVRRLSAGSSIAEFLYGAMASLAKSFLETGKLDSSDLKAFTYGQVNALLAPAGKV; from the coding sequence ATGGACACACTCGACAATCAATTCCACCAATTGCACCAGAGCGGCCTGCTGATTCTGACCAACGTTGCCGATGCCACCGGGGCGCGACTGGTGGAACAGCTGGGCAGCAAGGCCGTCGCCACCAGCAGCGCGGCGGTGGCTTGGGTTCATGGTTATCCGGATGGCAACACCTTGCCGCTTGAGCGTCTCGTTTGCACCGTCGAATCCATCGCCCGAGTCATCACGGTGCCGTTGACTGTGGACATTGAGGCCGGTTATTCCGATGACCTGGGTCGGGTCGCGGAAGTGATCGACGCCGTCATCGCCGCCGGTGCCGTGGGGATCAATATCGAGGACGGCGTGTCGTCGCCCGAACTGCTGGCCCGCAAGATCGAAATCGCTCGCCAGGTCGCCGATCGCCGGGACGTGAAGCTATTCATCAACGCCCGCACCGACGTGTATCTCAAGGGCTTGGTACCGGCCGAAGATCGCGTCGCAGAGACACTCAAACGGGCCGCGTTGTATCAGGCCGCCGGTGCCGACGGGCTGTTCGCGGCGGGCGTCACGGCGGCCTATGAGATCGAAGCGTTGTGCCATGGCACGACGCTGCCGGTGAACGTACTAGGTGTCGCGGGCCTGCCTTCGCCTGAAGAGCTGCAAGCCCTCGGCGTGCGCCGTTTGAGCGCCGGCTCGAGCATCGCCGAATTCCTTTACGGCGCCATGGCATCGTTGGCGAAAAGCTTTCTGGAAACCGGAAAACTCGATAGCAGCGACCTCAAGGCCTTCACTTATGGCCAAGTGAACGCCCTGCTGGCCCCCGCCGGCAAAGTTTGA
- a CDS encoding bifunctional transcriptional activator/DNA repair enzyme AdaA, which produces MNLQNAVLPPHAEMVRAMLERDTAYEGVFFTAVKTTGIFCRPGCTARKPKPENVEFFAHADEAMSAGYRACLRCKPLDAAAIAPDWVQRLLKSVDADPDLRWSDAQLLAEGIEPLKLRRWFKQHFGMTFHAWLRSRRLGIALGGIKQGESIDNAAFDSGYESLSGFRDAFQKSFHITPGRAAHSEPLLFTRLTTPLGPMIAMAEQRGLVLLEFLDRPALTKEIEELQNRYGYAVAPGHNGHLQQIEEELAQYFAGKRTEFNVPLHLPGSAFARQVWAELMKIPYGQTTTYGAIAAQLGKPGASRAVGLANGQNRLAIILPCHRVIGADGSLTGYGGGQPRKAFLLRLESAAVQITEQLAF; this is translated from the coding sequence ATGAACCTACAAAACGCTGTGCTCCCGCCCCACGCCGAGATGGTTCGCGCCATGCTCGAACGCGACACCGCCTACGAGGGGGTGTTCTTTACCGCGGTCAAAACCACTGGCATTTTCTGCCGCCCCGGCTGTACGGCGCGTAAACCGAAGCCGGAAAACGTCGAGTTCTTCGCCCATGCCGATGAGGCGATGTCGGCAGGCTATCGTGCTTGCCTGCGTTGCAAGCCGCTGGACGCCGCGGCCATCGCGCCGGACTGGGTGCAGCGGCTGCTCAAATCCGTGGACGCCGATCCCGACTTGCGCTGGAGCGATGCCCAGTTGCTCGCCGAAGGCATCGAGCCGCTGAAACTGCGCCGCTGGTTCAAGCAGCATTTCGGCATGACCTTTCACGCCTGGCTGCGCAGCCGGCGCTTGGGCATCGCCCTCGGTGGCATCAAACAAGGCGAATCCATCGACAACGCCGCGTTCGACTCCGGCTACGAATCCCTGAGCGGTTTTCGCGATGCGTTTCAAAAGTCGTTCCATATCACGCCCGGCCGCGCCGCCCACAGCGAGCCACTGCTGTTCACCCGGCTGACCACCCCGCTGGGGCCGATGATCGCCATGGCCGAACAGCGTGGGCTGGTGCTGCTGGAGTTTCTCGATCGACCGGCACTGACCAAGGAAATCGAAGAATTGCAAAACCGTTATGGCTACGCCGTGGCACCTGGACACAACGGGCATTTGCAGCAAATCGAAGAAGAACTGGCGCAATACTTTGCCGGCAAACGGACCGAATTCAACGTGCCACTGCACCTGCCCGGCAGCGCTTTCGCCCGGCAGGTGTGGGCCGAGCTGATGAAAATCCCCTACGGCCAGACCACTACTTATGGCGCCATCGCCGCTCAACTCGGCAAGCCCGGCGCCAGTCGCGCCGTGGGCCTGGCCAACGGACAAAACCGCTTGGCGATTATCCTGCCCTGTCACCGGGTGATCGGTGCGGACGGCTCGCTGACCGGCTATGGTGGAGGACAACCGCGCAAGGCGTTTCTGCTCAGGCTGGAAAGCGCCGCGGTGCAAATCACTGAACAACTCGCATTCTGA
- a CDS encoding VOC family protein, protein MQPFTIKHIDHIVLRVKDLERSTTFYGEVFGAELVKRRDDLGMVHLRAGTSMIDLVDIQGELGRKGGAGAGHERRNVDHFCLRIEPFDEQALVSHLQSFGLTPEKAAVRFGAEGHGLSIYCFDPDGNQVELKGPSQG, encoded by the coding sequence ATGCAACCGTTCACGATCAAACACATCGATCACATCGTCCTGCGCGTCAAGGATCTCGAACGAAGCACCACTTTTTACGGCGAGGTATTCGGCGCCGAACTGGTCAAGCGCCGCGACGATCTGGGCATGGTGCATTTGCGTGCAGGCACCTCGATGATCGACCTCGTCGACATCCAGGGCGAACTCGGCCGCAAGGGCGGTGCTGGCGCTGGCCACGAACGGCGCAACGTCGATCACTTCTGCCTGCGCATTGAACCGTTCGACGAGCAAGCGCTGGTCAGTCACTTGCAGTCCTTCGGCCTGACGCCCGAGAAAGCCGCCGTGCGTTTCGGTGCCGAAGGCCACGGGTTGTCGATCTATTGCTTCGATCCGGACGGCAACCAGGTCGAACTGAAAGGGCCGTCCCAAGGGTAA